GCGCTCTGTTTGAAATCGCCGCGTGGGGCAAACCGTCGCTCATCATCCCGTTGACGAACGCCGCATACGATCACCAGCGCGAAAACGCGTTTCAGTACCGCGAAGTCGGCGCGTGTCTTGTAATCGAAGAAGAAAATCTTATCGGCAACCTCGTGCTCGCCGAAATTGACGGATTATTCGCAAATCCCGAGCGATTGAAAAAAATGGCGATAAATGCTACAAAGTTCTATAAGCCCGACGCCGCAACAAACATCGCGAAAGACATATTAAGTCTTCTGTAATTTATTAGTCTTATCAGTCCTATTGGTCCTGTACGTCTTATGAGCCCTATCAGAGTCCGTATCGCCCCATCCCCAACGGGAAACCTCCACGTTGGCACCGCGCACACCGCGCTGTTTAATTGGCTTTTTAGCCGCCACGGCGGCGGCAAATTTATTTTACGGATTGAGGATACCGACCGTGATCGGTCAAAACCCGAATTTGAGACTAATATAATAGAAGGACTGCGCTGGCTTGGGATTACTTGGGATGAGGGACCGGATATCGGAGGGGGCTATGGTCCATATCGCCAAACCGAGCGGTTGGACATATACGAAAAATATCTCAACATCTTATTGGAAAAAGATCTCGCGTATTATTGCGCGTGCACAAGCGAGGAGCTCGAGCTGGAGCGTTCCGCGATGTTGAAGCGTGGGGTTGCCCCAAAGTATAACGGCAAATGCCGCTCAAAAAACATAAAAACAGGCCCCGGCGTCATCCGCTTCAAAATCCCAGAACAGAAAATCACGTTCACCGACATCGTCCGCGGCGAACTTGCGTTTGACGGCGCGCTCATCGGCGATACCGTCATCGCGAAAAGCCTCCGTGAACCGCTGTATAATTTCGCCGTCGTCGTTGACGATGAACTGATGCGCATTTCTCACGTCATAAGAGGGGAAGAGCACATCGCCAACACCCCCCGCCAGCTCTTTATCCAGGAAGCTTTCGGTTTTGCCCGTCCGACGTACGCGCATTTGCCGTTGCTTTTAGACAAACAGCGCGCAAAACTCTCCAAACGCGCGGGCGCGACCGCCATAGATGACTACCGCAAAGAAGGGTATCTCCCCGGAACAATGCTCAACTTTTTAGCGCTGATGGGTTGGCATCCGAAAGACGACCGCGAAATCCTGAATATGGACGAAATCTCTTCCGCGTTCACGCTGGAGCGCGTACAAAAAGCCGGCGCCATTTTTGATGTTGAAAAATTACAGTGGTTAAACACGCAATACATCCGGCAGATGCCCGACGGGGAACTAGTGGGTCTGTTGGCCGCGCTCTATCCCGAATACGAAGAATTCCGGAAACGTTTTGCGCCGGAGGCGCAGAACGCCCTTACCGCGCTC
The sequence above is a segment of the bacterium genome. Coding sequences within it:
- the gltX gene encoding glutamate--tRNA ligase; amino-acid sequence: MSPIRVRIAPSPTGNLHVGTAHTALFNWLFSRHGGGKFILRIEDTDRDRSKPEFETNIIEGLRWLGITWDEGPDIGGGYGPYRQTERLDIYEKYLNILLEKDLAYYCACTSEELELERSAMLKRGVAPKYNGKCRSKNIKTGPGVIRFKIPEQKITFTDIVRGELAFDGALIGDTVIAKSLREPLYNFAVVVDDELMRISHVIRGEEHIANTPRQLFIQEAFGFARPTYAHLPLLLDKQRAKLSKRAGATAIDDYRKEGYLPGTMLNFLALMGWHPKDDREILNMDEISSAFTLERVQKAGAIFDVEKLQWLNTQYIRQMPDGELVGLLAALYPEYEEFRKRFAPEAQNALTALVKDRMGTLKEFFTHAKLFLTADEYEPALLVWKKSTGVVARENLTLLREAVAKIDGAEFQKSLLESVIAPLAAKHGKGETFWPLRAALSGREASPGPLEIMSVIGKNESLRRIDAAIEKL